In the Candidatus Binataceae bacterium genome, one interval contains:
- the nuoK gene encoding NADH-quinone oxidoreductase subunit NuoK, with amino-acid sequence MVQLSWLMALSGVIFVIWVAGFIIRRNILVMFMSIELMLNAVNLAFISLGSRLGTMDGQAIVFFVMTVAAAEAAVGLAIIISIFRSRETVHADDLTLLRW; translated from the coding sequence ATGGTGCAACTAAGCTGGCTGATGGCGTTGAGCGGCGTGATTTTCGTGATCTGGGTGGCAGGGTTTATCATCCGCAGGAACATCCTGGTCATGTTCATGTCGATCGAGCTGATGCTTAACGCGGTCAACCTCGCGTTCATCTCGCTCGGAAGTCGGCTCGGGACCATGGACGGGCAGGCAATCGTGTTTTTCGTCATGACGGTCGCCGCGGCGGAAGCTGCCGTGGGCCTGGCCATCATCATTTCGATTTTCCGCAGTCGCGAAACGGTTCATGCCGACGATCTGACCCTGCTGAGATGGTGA